In a genomic window of Methanogenium sp. S4BF:
- a CDS encoding SufD family Fe-S cluster assembly protein, with protein sequence MRKDIDGFEGLSPEDAERLEQSGMVLSSENRCGSFFQTDQDIRHTSCTYEGIEMLPTAEALKKYDWLRDYYWNLVDKDKDEYTRYVAAQEPRGYTIIAKKGSKNIFPLQTCLFMATDDIQTVHNIIIAEEGAELHLITGCVSSHSVGHGSHYGITEFYVGKDALISTTMIHTWGEDVTVVPRSAARLEENGTFLSNYISMKPVKRVQMYPEARLTGENSVARFSSVILAPEGSELDLGQRAILEAKGTSAELLSRVITRGGTVIARSHIIGGAEETRGHIECKGLILEDGIIHAIPEIEGRLTNTSLSHEAAVGKIARDEIEYLMARGLDEEEATATIIRGFLDVKIQGLPDSLQRQIDAAIDAAEDGF encoded by the coding sequence ATGCGCAAAGATATAGACGGATTTGAGGGCCTCTCCCCTGAGGATGCGGAGCGTCTGGAACAGTCCGGGATGGTACTTTCCTCGGAGAACAGATGTGGAAGCTTCTTCCAGACGGATCAGGATATCAGGCACACATCCTGCACATATGAAGGCATTGAGATGCTTCCGACAGCAGAGGCACTCAAAAAATATGACTGGCTCAGAGATTATTACTGGAATCTTGTCGATAAGGACAAGGACGAATATACCCGGTATGTAGCGGCTCAGGAGCCACGCGGATATACCATCATCGCAAAGAAGGGCAGCAAAAATATCTTCCCGCTCCAGACCTGCCTTTTTATGGCAACCGATGATATCCAGACCGTCCACAATATCATCATTGCCGAGGAAGGAGCTGAACTGCACCTGATTACCGGGTGTGTCTCCAGCCACTCTGTCGGCCATGGTTCACATTATGGCATCACGGAATTTTATGTGGGGAAAGATGCCCTCATCAGTACGACAATGATCCACACCTGGGGTGAGGATGTAACCGTTGTCCCCCGAAGTGCAGCCCGACTGGAGGAGAACGGCACATTCCTTTCCAATTACATCAGCATGAAGCCGGTGAAGCGTGTTCAGATGTACCCGGAAGCCCGGTTGACCGGTGAAAATTCGGTGGCCCGGTTCAGTTCAGTCATCCTCGCGCCGGAGGGTTCTGAGCTTGATCTCGGCCAGCGTGCGATTCTGGAAGCAAAGGGCACCAGTGCTGAACTCCTGTCCCGCGTGATCACCCGTGGCGGTACGGTTATTGCAAGGTCCCACATCATCGGCGGCGCAGAGGAGACACGGGGCCATATCGAGTGCAAAGGTCTCATTCTTGAGGACGGTATAATCCACGCAATCCCGGAAATAGAGGGGCGCCTGACCAACACCTCACTGTCCCATGAGGCGGCGGTGGGAAAGATTGCCCGTGATGAGATTGAATACCTGATGGCGCGTGGTCTGGACGAAGAAGAGGCAACGGCAACCATCATCCGCGGATTTTTGGACGTGAAGATACAGGGTCTCCCTGATTCGCTCCAGCGGCAGATTGATGCTGCGATTGACGCCGCTGAAGACGGGTTCTGA
- a CDS encoding ABC transporter ATP-binding protein — translation MLNVEDLHVEVGGKEVIHGVNLRIPEGETHVLMGPNGSGKTTLLRSIMGFSNYTVTEGRIIFRGHDVTELPMYERARYGMGLMFQRPPTIAGLKLGKLLDVMSGGTPAKAYEYAEKMNMSSFLDRDLNANFSGGEIKRSEVLQLMVQQPDFVMLDEPESGVDLENIALIGKAIARLVDKDRHIINRQKSGLIITHTGFIMDYLEADAGHMLCNGEIRCRGNPREILKVIQERGYQECIECAKI, via the coding sequence ATGCTGAATGTTGAAGATCTCCACGTTGAAGTGGGTGGAAAAGAGGTAATCCATGGGGTAAATCTCCGGATACCCGAGGGAGAAACCCATGTCCTGATGGGGCCGAACGGGTCCGGGAAGACAACCCTTCTCCGTTCAATTATGGGATTCAGTAATTACACCGTGACTGAAGGGCGTATTATCTTCCGGGGACATGATGTCACCGAACTCCCAATGTATGAACGGGCACGCTATGGCATGGGTCTGATGTTTCAGCGCCCACCGACCATTGCCGGCCTCAAACTTGGCAAACTGCTGGATGTAATGTCCGGTGGAACACCAGCAAAGGCGTATGAATATGCTGAAAAGATGAATATGAGTTCGTTTCTGGACCGGGATCTGAATGCGAATTTCTCCGGTGGCGAGATCAAACGCAGTGAAGTGCTCCAGCTGATGGTCCAGCAGCCTGATTTTGTCATGCTTGATGAACCGGAAAGCGGCGTGGATCTTGAAAATATAGCCCTTATCGGAAAAGCGATTGCACGGCTTGTCGATAAGGATCGGCATATTATAAACCGCCAGAAGTCCGGCCTCATCATTACCCACACTGGTTTTATCATGGATTATCTGGAGGCAGATGCCGGCCACATGCTCTGTAATGGTGAGATACGGTGCCGCGGCAACCCGCGGGAAATACTGAAGGTGATTCAGGAACGCGGATATCAGGAGTGTATTGAATGCGCAAAGATATAG
- a CDS encoding phosphoribulokinase — translation METGNFRDTIRASECIYLIGVAGDSGSGKTTFTRAFREIFGPDLVCSFSMDDYHILDRDARAKRGITPLHPDANNISLFEEHISLLKQGRTVSKPSYNHTTGTFDAPSLFSPKKIVIVEGLHPFSTAKLRRLFDFTCYVDPDDEVKFAWKIARDVGDRGYSRDQVTAEICTRKPDYEAYVAPQKQYADAILKITPSVYDASQTRGMYAVSLLQERFEKTIKNIVIPLDLFAMTSLAERDFLIGFRSEEQSGRKMGAIRFDGDFRVEVIRRLEEAVEEETGVGPVSLFAGREYVTATEAMELILAWRIINRRIFMECRMQADACMKVV, via the coding sequence ATGGAAACCGGGAACTTCAGGGATACAATACGGGCGTCTGAATGCATCTATCTGATTGGTGTTGCAGGGGATTCGGGGTCGGGTAAGACCACCTTTACCCGGGCATTCCGTGAAATATTCGGACCGGATCTGGTCTGTTCGTTCTCGATGGATGATTATCATATCCTTGACAGGGATGCCCGTGCGAAACGGGGCATCACCCCCCTGCACCCGGATGCGAATAATATTTCGCTCTTTGAGGAGCATATCTCCCTTTTGAAACAGGGACGGACAGTATCCAAGCCCTCCTATAACCATACGACCGGGACCTTTGATGCTCCGTCCCTCTTTTCCCCGAAAAAGATTGTGATCGTAGAAGGGCTGCACCCGTTTTCAACGGCAAAACTGCGCAGACTGTTTGATTTCACCTGTTATGTTGATCCGGACGATGAGGTTAAGTTCGCATGGAAGATAGCCCGTGATGTTGGGGACCGTGGATATTCCCGCGATCAGGTGACCGCAGAGATTTGTACACGCAAACCGGATTATGAGGCATATGTGGCCCCCCAGAAGCAGTATGCCGATGCCATTCTCAAAATCACACCCTCGGTCTATGATGCATCCCAGACGCGGGGCATGTATGCGGTCAGCCTGCTGCAGGAACGGTTCGAAAAGACCATAAAGAACATTGTCATCCCCTTGGATCTCTTTGCGATGACCTCCCTTGCGGAACGGGATTTTCTCATCGGCTTCCGGTCTGAAGAGCAGTCCGGAAGAAAGATGGGCGCCATCCGGTTCGATGGTGATTTCCGGGTTGAGGTGATTCGTCGCCTTGAGGAGGCAGTAGAAGAGGAGACCGGAGTTGGCCCCGTCTCCCTCTTTGCGGGACGGGAGTACGTGACCGCTACTGAGGCAATGGAGCTGATTTTAGCGTGGCGTATCATCAACCGGCGTATCTTTATGGAGTGCCGGATGCAGGCTGACGCATGTATGAAAGTGGTGTGA
- a CDS encoding DNA repair exonuclease, which produces MPAPLEQTPPSNRTDIRFIHAADLHLGTPFTGISKFSPEFGDILAYATYRAFEEIVSLAIREQVNFLLISGDIYDSEERRIYGQLIVRKQLQRLSDAGIRTYIAFGNHDPLDGWSAHISWPEGVHVMPGDAPEVAYYPADDDRMAAIVGMSFARKAVSENLASRFPSKGRDWPVTIGLLHCTAGAGGGHVPYAPCSVEDLLQSGYDYWALGHIHTPVVLRENNPAIIYSGNPQGRDFGECGPRGCYIVTMKESGTVVYDFIETCRIRWEEHEISIEGMEDTNALITAMEGAIADIRANAGGKGTICRFTLTGRGPVHAVLARNGATEEILDAVREGECPAPDFVLTEKIIDRTEHPVDRESVACRTDIVGDIIQISDCLMQEDTTDTIRGELSELYENPRVKRHLEMLTDDEIVTLVREAETYLLDQFVGDDSE; this is translated from the coding sequence ATGCCCGCACCGCTGGAACAGACTCCCCCATCCAACCGCACCGATATACGGTTTATCCACGCAGCAGACCTTCACCTTGGGACACCCTTTACCGGAATATCAAAATTCAGCCCTGAATTCGGAGATATCCTTGCATATGCAACATACCGGGCATTTGAAGAGATCGTCTCCCTCGCGATAAGAGAACAGGTGAACTTTCTCCTTATATCAGGTGACATCTACGACAGTGAAGAGCGCCGGATTTATGGGCAGCTTATCGTCAGAAAACAGCTCCAGCGCCTTTCGGATGCGGGCATCAGGACGTACATTGCCTTTGGCAATCATGACCCGCTGGACGGGTGGTCGGCCCATATCAGCTGGCCGGAAGGGGTGCATGTCATGCCGGGAGACGCGCCGGAAGTAGCATATTATCCGGCAGATGATGACCGGATGGCGGCAATTGTCGGGATGAGTTTTGCCCGGAAGGCAGTCTCTGAAAATCTTGCGTCCCGGTTTCCGTCCAAAGGGCGTGACTGGCCGGTGACCATCGGGCTTCTGCACTGTACAGCGGGGGCAGGAGGCGGGCACGTGCCGTATGCTCCCTGTTCTGTTGAGGATCTTCTTCAATCGGGATATGATTACTGGGCACTGGGACACATTCACACCCCTGTTGTGCTCCGGGAGAATAATCCCGCCATCATTTATTCCGGCAATCCCCAGGGGCGTGATTTCGGAGAATGCGGACCACGGGGATGTTATATTGTCACGATGAAAGAGAGCGGGACTGTAGTTTATGATTTCATTGAGACATGCCGTATACGGTGGGAAGAGCATGAGATTTCCATTGAGGGTATGGAGGATACCAATGCCCTCATCACCGCAATGGAAGGTGCCATTGCTGACATACGGGCGAACGCAGGCGGAAAGGGGACAATCTGCCGTTTCACGCTCACCGGAAGAGGTCCGGTTCATGCTGTCCTTGCGCGAAACGGAGCGACAGAGGAGATTCTTGACGCGGTGAGAGAGGGGGAATGCCCTGCCCCTGATTTTGTCCTGACAGAAAAGATCATCGACAGGACAGAGCATCCGGTTGACCGGGAGAGCGTTGCATGCCGGACAGATATCGTCGGGGACATCATCCAGATCTCCGACTGCCTGATGCAGGAAGATACAACAGACACCATACGGGGAGAACTATCTGAACTGTACGAAAACCCCAGGGTTAAGCGGCACCTTGAAATGCTCACGGATGATGAAATCGTCACCCTCGTACGGGAAGCAGAGACCTACCTTCTGGACCAGTTTGTCGGGGATGATTCAGAATGA
- a CDS encoding ribonuclease H-like domain-containing protein, which produces MDTCIPESSGWFPGITTPMSAHRMQRALMVEYEGCTVEEVFGGHEIETTQGTCYAVETSEAIRFRRPDITVLSEAIMHELRLIPGIGEVTAEKMRRRGIRGISDLRTHSRFGADARVIADAADAQNWAFLEAHCCMRRSPSDNLSLLFSLTTPASDLLFVDIETLGIFSRPAILLGTGRIQGTYMTITQYLLRDIREEPGALSAVMAEITGTTRLVTYNGRAFDYPFIRDRAGYYGIPTPDTPAHTDLLHHVRRQWRGKMPDCRLGTVEGKILGRYREEDLPGSLVPWYYQTYRRSGNPGPLVPITEHNRLDIANLPLIYERLLEGCLCPQV; this is translated from the coding sequence ATGGATACATGCATACCGGAATCATCGGGATGGTTTCCGGGAATTACCACTCCGATGAGTGCACACCGTATGCAGCGTGCCCTGATGGTGGAGTATGAGGGCTGTACAGTGGAAGAAGTCTTTGGCGGCCATGAGATTGAGACCACACAGGGGACCTGTTATGCAGTTGAAACGTCTGAAGCTATACGATTCCGGCGCCCGGATATAACCGTCCTTTCTGAGGCCATCATGCATGAACTTCGCCTGATCCCCGGTATAGGAGAGGTTACTGCTGAAAAAATGCGCAGAAGGGGCATCCGGGGAATTTCGGATCTCAGGACCCATTCCCGGTTTGGTGCGGACGCACGCGTCATTGCGGATGCGGCAGATGCACAAAACTGGGCATTTCTGGAGGCACACTGCTGTATGAGGCGCTCGCCCTCCGACAATCTCTCACTGCTCTTCTCCCTCACAACCCCTGCCTCAGACCTCCTCTTTGTTGATATCGAGACACTGGGCATCTTCTCCCGGCCTGCGATTCTCCTCGGCACCGGCAGAATTCAGGGCACATATATGACAATCACCCAGTACCTGCTGCGTGACATCAGAGAAGAGCCCGGTGCTCTTTCGGCTGTCATGGCAGAGATCACCGGCACCACCCGCCTTGTCACCTACAATGGCAGGGCATTTGATTATCCGTTCATCAGGGACCGTGCAGGCTATTATGGCATTCCCACTCCCGACACACCTGCACATACCGATCTTCTCCATCACGTTCGCCGGCAGTGGAGAGGGAAAATGCCCGACTGCCGCCTGGGGACCGTCGAAGGAAAGATTCTCGGTCGGTACCGGGAGGAGGATCTGCCCGGCAGCCTGGTGCCATGGTATTACCAAACATACCGCCGGTCAGGCAATCCCGGACCTCTGGTACCGATTACAGAGCACAACCGCCTTGATATTGCCAATCTTCCTCTCATCTACGAACGCCTTCTGGAGGGGTGCCTGTGCCCGCAGGTCTGA
- a CDS encoding DUF2070 family protein, protein MAADSSSQLEGLSALIMQAPSWRRSVLITLLLGGAIEVMLILAGIRHSELVAYTGILLFTIPALFAAFTTGHLVRRSGNDITLDWSALIALGSCIVTMLITFSPVLLLATDLVLLFFAASLGIAFFLRILLLGAIVDHHLRHILMPALTQTGLASLFGWLIYGDAFALFVIPLHLFFGLAAWAFIWILERPMKQALGLSPLGFANAFMAHMIYGSTALEDFFRQMGDPVTAIFGTLFFRREGRDAMTVTAPNFHPGPLGEIGGSALPRLLTESLDGRALVFHGMATHDFNPVSASEVETIAASIRDAQKRGSDWHATATHARRYQAGSVSVLAQAFGDTIFIAATRSPDITDDVEYAVGLAIIEEGKRWFRHVVLADAHNSFIDLPPPVLLGSRIAEDYREAAALACKSLAGEPQYPYSIGFSRLDVPFSHEEGFGDLGVMAMVTVVEEKETIWLVFDGNNLHVGIREELRDLLLLECAECEISTSDTHVVNMASGKNPVGWKVPLPLFLPFVREAVDSAREDAAPAESAGGTAHCADVVVFGSQRITQLAGIVTGSVGIVWPVALIITLFAFLSTGVVFFILS, encoded by the coding sequence ATGGCTGCTGATTCATCTTCCCAGCTTGAGGGGCTCTCTGCACTGATCATGCAGGCTCCCTCATGGCGCCGGTCTGTTCTTATCACCCTGCTTCTTGGCGGTGCCATCGAGGTGATGCTCATTCTCGCAGGCATCAGGCATTCAGAACTGGTTGCCTATACCGGGATCCTGTTATTTACCATTCCTGCTCTGTTTGCTGCCTTCACGACCGGACATCTGGTGCGAAGAAGCGGGAACGATATCACTCTGGACTGGTCAGCCCTCATTGCGCTGGGCAGCTGTATTGTGACCATGCTCATCACCTTCTCCCCCGTCCTGCTCCTTGCAACGGATCTTGTCCTCCTCTTTTTTGCCGCCTCACTGGGGATCGCCTTTTTCCTCCGGATCCTCCTGTTAGGGGCGATTGTTGACCATCATCTCCGGCATATCCTGATGCCTGCCCTGACGCAGACGGGGTTGGCATCTCTCTTTGGCTGGCTGATTTATGGTGACGCATTTGCGTTGTTTGTCATCCCGCTGCATCTCTTCTTTGGCCTTGCTGCCTGGGCGTTTATCTGGATTCTGGAACGGCCGATGAAACAGGCACTCGGTCTCTCGCCGCTCGGATTTGCGAATGCGTTTATGGCCCATATGATCTATGGTTCAACGGCTCTCGAGGATTTCTTTCGCCAGATGGGAGATCCGGTAACGGCCATCTTCGGGACGCTTTTCTTCCGGCGGGAAGGGAGGGATGCGATGACGGTCACCGCCCCCAATTTCCATCCGGGGCCGCTGGGAGAGATCGGCGGTTCGGCCCTGCCACGGCTCCTTACTGAGAGTCTGGATGGCCGGGCACTGGTATTCCATGGGATGGCGACGCATGATTTTAATCCGGTCTCTGCATCTGAGGTGGAGACGATTGCAGCGTCCATCCGGGATGCACAGAAAAGAGGTTCTGACTGGCATGCGACTGCCACCCATGCACGACGGTATCAGGCAGGATCCGTCTCTGTCCTGGCGCAGGCATTTGGCGATACCATCTTCATAGCCGCAACGCGGTCCCCGGATATCACCGACGATGTGGAATACGCCGTCGGTCTTGCCATCATTGAAGAGGGAAAGCGCTGGTTCCGCCACGTCGTCCTCGCAGATGCCCATAACAGTTTTATCGACCTGCCCCCGCCGGTCCTCCTCGGAAGCCGCATTGCAGAGGACTACCGGGAAGCAGCTGCCCTTGCCTGTAAGTCGCTTGCAGGTGAGCCGCAGTATCCCTATTCCATTGGGTTTTCCCGGCTGGATGTGCCCTTTTCCCATGAAGAGGGGTTCGGGGATCTTGGTGTGATGGCGATGGTGACGGTGGTGGAAGAGAAAGAAACCATCTGGCTTGTCTTTGATGGCAACAACCTCCACGTAGGCATCCGTGAGGAACTCCGGGATCTCCTCCTGCTGGAGTGTGCGGAATGTGAAATAAGCACCAGTGACACCCATGTGGTCAATATGGCATCCGGCAAAAATCCAGTCGGGTGGAAGGTGCCTCTCCCCCTCTTTTTGCCTTTTGTCCGTGAAGCGGTGGACAGTGCACGTGAGGATGCCGCCCCCGCTGAAAGTGCAGGCGGGACCGCACACTGTGCAGATGTAGTGGTATTCGGGTCGCAGCGTATCACCCAGCTTGCGGGCATCGTCACCGGGAGTGTCGGGATTGTCTGGCCGGTGGCCCTGATTATCACCCTGTTTGCGTTCCTCTCAACCGGTGTGGTATTTTTTATACTGAGCTAA
- a CDS encoding DEAD/DEAH box helicase, with translation MPAGLTDRICTDPIYAGHVTHRGEEAGAAAQYAEPVPPLEDRVRKYCREKNLRLYTHQAAARSAVSEGRDVMLATPTASGKTLAYMIPVLEGLSTDPAACALLLFPTKALTRDQLTTATSLCSDIVPDAKPAVYDGDTPKSRRKEIRASSRMILSNPHELHHILSWHSLWQRFWKNIRYLVIDEAHRYRGVAGSHAALLFRRTLRVAALYGSHPRILLASATIGNPAPFARTLTGRDVSVISSSGAPAGPRSFLFYNPYTSPDEKDTTYRAAASLMKCCVAHDLQTLAFTNSRKGAETLASMAERHHSGKIPAYRAGYLPDDRRKLENGLKNGSFRGIVSTDALEVGIDIGGLDAVIMAGFPPTRNAAWQRSGRAGRTTRHALSVLVASENPLDQYYIHHPDAFFGRPAENVAISPENPYILAGHLLCAAAEFPLTDEDCTFWFGPSASGITEELVRGGALTRTGRGAVYSGSARPAEIVQISGTGGKQLKIVSDGKIIETIETGQAFREAHPGAVFLHAGDTYLISSFDPETGIIRADRSNVDFRTSVLSSGHPESAREEKATHTQGCRLSFGNVIISEHYPAYRVTRYGKPVMTEPLSLPPLTFATEAFWFTFTPEEMAALEGAGYDPAGTLHAIEHALIAMMPAAVLCDRQDLGGFSTLCAADTGMPTIMVYDGYEGGAGLAAAGYSDFAEIIRMTHDLITECTCESGCPSCIFSPKCGSMNQPLDKAGAAMLLGMMCIADGTKSPGDDAAEQITPLSYMRQPASGTP, from the coding sequence GTGCCCGCAGGTCTGACAGACAGGATCTGCACAGATCCGATATATGCCGGCCATGTGACTCACCGTGGGGAGGAGGCCGGTGCAGCGGCACAGTATGCAGAGCCCGTTCCACCGCTGGAAGACAGAGTGAGGAAATACTGCAGAGAGAAAAACCTGCGCCTCTATACGCATCAGGCCGCAGCACGCAGCGCGGTATCTGAAGGCCGGGATGTGATGCTTGCCACCCCGACAGCATCCGGAAAAACCCTCGCCTATATGATCCCTGTCCTGGAAGGGCTGAGCACCGACCCTGCCGCCTGTGCACTCCTGCTCTTTCCGACAAAGGCACTGACACGTGACCAGTTAACAACCGCCACATCACTGTGCAGTGACATTGTTCCCGACGCGAAGCCGGCAGTGTATGACGGCGACACCCCGAAGAGCAGGAGAAAAGAGATCCGTGCATCATCACGGATGATTCTCTCAAATCCACACGAACTGCACCATATCCTCTCCTGGCACTCGCTCTGGCAGCGGTTCTGGAAAAACATCAGGTACCTCGTGATTGACGAAGCACACCGGTACCGGGGTGTTGCAGGGTCGCATGCGGCACTTCTCTTCCGGCGGACACTCAGGGTGGCTGCTCTCTACGGCAGCCATCCGCGGATACTCCTTGCCAGTGCCACCATAGGAAACCCGGCCCCCTTTGCCCGCACGCTGACGGGCAGGGACGTCTCCGTGATATCTTCATCCGGAGCACCGGCAGGGCCACGGAGTTTTCTCTTTTATAACCCGTACACCTCCCCGGATGAGAAAGACACCACCTATCGGGCGGCCGCCTCACTGATGAAATGCTGTGTGGCACATGATCTGCAGACGCTTGCTTTTACCAATTCACGGAAAGGAGCGGAGACACTTGCCAGTATGGCAGAACGGCATCATTCCGGAAAAATCCCTGCATATCGTGCAGGATATCTCCCGGATGACCGCCGGAAACTGGAGAATGGTCTCAAAAACGGGAGTTTCCGGGGGATTGTCTCAACAGATGCCCTGGAGGTCGGTATCGATATCGGAGGCCTCGATGCCGTTATTATGGCGGGATTCCCCCCCACCCGCAATGCAGCATGGCAGCGCTCCGGCAGGGCGGGGCGGACGACACGCCATGCACTCTCCGTCCTTGTTGCATCAGAAAACCCGCTGGATCAGTATTATATACACCACCCGGATGCATTCTTCGGCAGGCCTGCCGAAAATGTCGCGATAAGCCCGGAGAATCCCTATATTCTGGCAGGCCACCTGCTCTGTGCAGCAGCTGAATTTCCATTGACAGATGAAGACTGCACCTTCTGGTTCGGTCCGTCAGCATCCGGCATAACAGAAGAGCTCGTCCGGGGCGGGGCACTTACCCGGACCGGCCGTGGTGCCGTCTACAGCGGATCAGCCCGACCCGCAGAGATCGTCCAGATCTCAGGAACCGGTGGAAAACAACTGAAAATTGTATCCGACGGAAAAATCATCGAGACCATAGAGACCGGACAGGCATTTCGTGAGGCACATCCGGGTGCCGTCTTCCTGCATGCAGGAGATACCTATCTCATCTCCTCATTTGACCCGGAAACAGGCATCATCCGGGCGGACCGGTCAAATGTCGATTTCCGGACCAGTGTCCTCTCATCAGGACATCCGGAGTCAGCACGGGAAGAGAAAGCCACCCATACGCAGGGATGCCGCCTATCATTTGGAAATGTCATAATCAGTGAACACTATCCGGCCTACCGGGTGACCCGGTATGGGAAACCGGTAATGACAGAGCCGCTCTCTCTGCCTCCTCTCACCTTTGCAACCGAAGCCTTCTGGTTCACTTTCACACCGGAGGAGATGGCAGCCCTTGAGGGTGCGGGCTATGATCCTGCAGGCACACTGCATGCCATCGAACACGCACTAATTGCCATGATGCCTGCGGCGGTCCTCTGTGACCGGCAGGATCTGGGCGGATTTTCCACCCTCTGTGCAGCAGATACCGGCATGCCCACGATCATGGTTTACGATGGATATGAGGGCGGAGCAGGCCTCGCCGCTGCCGGATATTCCGATTTTGCAGAGATCATCCGGATGACGCACGACTTGATCACGGAATGCACCTGTGAGAGCGGCTGCCCCTCGTGCATATTCTCACCCAAATGCGGATCCATGAACCAGCCGCTTGACAAGGCCGGTGCGGCGATGCTCCTGGGGATGATGTGCATCGCCGATGGCACAAAATCTCCCGGCGATGACGCTGCGGAACAGATCACACCACTTTCATACATGCGTCAGCCTGCATCCGGCACTCCATAA
- a CDS encoding MFS transporter has translation MRNSAPTVPDPVSPDTKTRILFVISLSVFISLVGIGMVVPILSVYADTLGASSFWIGVVFAAFSFSRTVCMPLFGRLSDRYEKKQIMAAGLFFYAVISLGYIIAPTVALLTVVRFVHGIASAMIAPVAMAYLGGIAGEGEEARIMSRFQASMLFGFGAGPLMGGVIYDLFGFSAAFYALMAFSALACLIVVLFLPEERTLMPSAASAVGNLKKTESELYSGIPKGGVGLDGWRALCSFLGNPLYGGTMVISFVCEFGMIAILVFIPLFVPLLGISPAGAGIIISLNVFAAGTLQMAFGRIGDRKNRWLLIIPGALIFAVTLVLFPACTTLTGFLLVSFVNATGALFFFPAVSATMVEAGRVYGMGTTMGIYNSVRGASGIIAPLAGGLVADVFGLEAVFLLVGVFIAGGACIFFLLAAPSAYRHRRLKPE, from the coding sequence GTGAGAAATTCCGCACCCACTGTACCGGACCCGGTATCACCGGACACAAAAACCCGCATTCTGTTTGTGATCTCACTGTCCGTTTTTATCTCGCTCGTGGGTATCGGCATGGTTGTGCCGATTCTCTCGGTATATGCCGATACTCTTGGTGCATCCTCCTTCTGGATTGGTGTGGTGTTTGCGGCATTTTCATTCTCACGTACAGTATGTATGCCGCTTTTCGGGAGGCTGTCTGATCGGTATGAAAAGAAGCAGATCATGGCGGCCGGTCTCTTCTTTTATGCGGTTATCTCGCTCGGGTATATCATCGCACCCACGGTTGCGCTTCTGACCGTCGTCCGGTTTGTGCATGGCATCGCATCAGCGATGATCGCACCGGTTGCAATGGCGTATCTGGGTGGAATCGCAGGGGAAGGGGAGGAGGCACGGATCATGTCGCGGTTTCAGGCATCCATGCTCTTTGGGTTTGGTGCCGGCCCCCTGATGGGTGGCGTTATCTATGATCTCTTCGGCTTCTCTGCGGCCTTCTATGCACTGATGGCCTTTTCCGCTCTTGCATGCCTGATTGTAGTGCTTTTTCTCCCTGAAGAACGGACTCTGATGCCGTCAGCAGCATCTGCGGTCGGAAATTTGAAAAAAACAGAGTCTGAGCTTTACTCCGGGATTCCAAAAGGGGGGGTTGGGTTGGATGGGTGGCGGGCACTGTGCAGCTTTTTGGGGAATCCTCTCTATGGCGGCACCATGGTTATCTCGTTTGTCTGTGAATTCGGCATGATCGCCATCCTTGTTTTTATCCCCTTATTTGTCCCGCTCCTTGGCATCTCTCCTGCGGGTGCCGGAATTATCATCTCCCTGAATGTCTTTGCGGCGGGCACCCTCCAGATGGCATTCGGCCGAATCGGTGACAGAAAAAATCGGTGGCTGCTTATCATTCCCGGAGCCCTGATATTTGCGGTGACCCTCGTTCTCTTCCCTGCATGCACAACGCTCACCGGTTTTCTGCTGGTGTCATTTGTGAATGCCACCGGTGCTCTCTTCTTCTTCCCTGCAGTGAGTGCCACCATGGTGGAGGCCGGCCGCGTGTATGGCATGGGAACAACAATGGGGATTTATAATTCCGTCCGGGGGGCAAGCGGAATTATCGCCCCTCTGGCAGGAGGTCTTGTTGCCGATGTATTCGGGCTGGAGGCCGTATTCCTTCTGGTGGGAGTATTCATCGCAGGCGGTGCATGCATATTCTTCCTTCTGGCAGCCCCTTCAGCGTACCGGCACCGGAGATTGAAACCAGAGTAA